In Leishmania mexicana MHOM/GT/2001/U1103 complete genome, chromosome 20, one genomic interval encodes:
- a CDS encoding phosphoglycan beta 1,3 galactosyltransferase 4, which yields MQEENSVPAALAPRDTDRLDPLQLLSSSQRHFGLSSAAESGQGCHSRSRGKLEVDSTRAPSGDKRSTESLSKRDDLSNGAAKKPPLRFSGHPRQLTAQGLHSHTQHRRLVALAVSLVLIVMVHWSISEFTTNVGLQQEASMRLLEEARLSQFPSPFSVVVQHESAMTRLTTKQRGLAAARADSLVRLDRDQLPSWTLRVIDENCTMCFDSVTYASAAAADPETSTDETGNQRRERLSVFATASAPLGLMGPMLFAMASVTDDVDVAAELPLWQWVTRSYAQQRRFVHASQWRSTGERPRHLIVMGIPSTDQPMRYPLRDAQRATWLTYREVARTENNFTGALLQLYVFAAAERLSEDATHSTVDMAQLAPTVSEYAAATAHRRAVESGDVNNTPTYVQRRVVLRDGWRGIPRSDDAAWKSPCAGVRSSVVTTSRRVDGTSSLATLSAQLSLPVTPAFTAAAQYVCHVSAALWQEALHHRNSLWLDFLTDRKPTTKKKMGMRISWGIPTEVGMSQKVVIWLNYAYTAFPDVPYIMKGDDDMYLKVPQYLSDLRHVRGGWRKPRNLTATIPYNGVIPPTLGIDDTEECLYRVWWWFDNHKVVFGHGPGYALDRRLIKAALNPFDVPNQRLLMLLTMPYTVSYHSHYVSLLMQYEDLFVGRQLQKHPARVKEVCMNRPLRYVSDKEPRSLQVLRPASSKQTWIWSSVLMHYSMPAIPYFIHYYFKNEFKVAKAAEWALKQGISVSAIEANATQKMKEWVASQVPTTLAGMARVRKVSWVRGDPRTAYVVAEGDAVAVYDIPYRRRNTTLVECAIESGK from the coding sequence ATGCAAGAGGAGAACAGCGTGCCAGCGGCGTTGGCTCCCAGGGACACGGACCGCCTCGACCCTCTtcagctgctctcctcctctcagaGGCACTTCGGgctgagcagcgctgcggagaGCGGACAAGGGTGTCACTCGCGCTCACGCGGCAAGCTGGAGGTGGATTCGACTCGAGCACCGAGCGGTGATAAGAGGAGCACTGAATCATTGTCGAAAAGGGATGACTTGTCGAATGGGGCCGCAAAGAAACCCCCGCTCAGGTTTAGCGGGCATCCTCGCCAATTAACTGCACAAGGTCTTCATTCACACACTCAACACCGTCGTTTGGTGGCACTAGCCGTCTCACTTGTCCTCATAGTCATGGTTCACTGGTCCATCAGCGAATTCACGACCAACGTCGGCTTACAACAGGAAGCGTCGATGCGGTTGTTGGAGGAGGCCCGTCTATCTCAGTTTCCGTCGCCGTTTTCGGTCGTGGTGCAGCACGAGAGTGCGATGACGCGGTTGACGACCAAACAGCGTGGTCTCGCTGCCGCTAGGGCTGACTCTCTGGTGCGGCTGGACCGTGATCAGCTGCCGTCGTGGACGCTGCGCGTGATCGACGAGAACTGCACAATGTGCTTCGACAGTGTCACGTACGCttccgcggccgctgcggatCCGGAGACATCGACTGACGAGACGGGAAATCAGAGGCGGGAAAGGCTTTCCGTGTTCGCGACTGCATCTGCACCGCTGGGCCTCATGGGGCCGATGCTGTTTGCGATGGCGAGCGTGACGGACGACGTGGATGTTGCAGCGGAACTGCCGCTGTGGCAATGGGTGACCCGGTCgtacgcacagcagcgccgcttcgtcCACGCGTCGCAGTGGAGGAGCACAGGTGAGCGACCGCGACACTTGATCGTGATGGGCATACCTTCAACGGACCAGCCGATGCGCTACCCGCTTCGggacgcgcagcgcgcaACGTGGTTGACGTACCGAGAGGTTGCGCGCACCGAGAACAACTTTAcgggcgcgctgctgcagctctacgtgtttgctgctgcggagcgtCTTTCTGAGGACGCAACGCATTCGACCGTGGACATGGCGCAGCTGGCCCCAACAGTGAGCGAGTACGCTGCCGCGACTGCACATCGCCGGGCTGTAGAGAGTGGGGACGTCAACAATACCCCCACGTACGTGCAGCGTcgcgtggtgctgcgtgaTGGGTGGCGCGGCATCCCAAGAAGCGATGACGCGGCGTGGAAGTCACCCTGCGCTGGTGTACGGTCCTCCGTGGTGACTACATCACGTCGTGTGGACGGGACTTCGTCACTCGCGACTCTTTCAGCCCAGTTGTCGCTGCCCGTGACACCTGCcttcacagcagcggcgcagtacGTGTGCCACGTGTCCGCTGCACTGtggcaggaggcgctgcaccaTCGCAACTCGCTATGGCTGGACTTTTTGACGGACCGCAAGCCGAccacgaaaaagaaaatgggTATGCGGATTTCGTGGGGTATCCCGACAGAGGTAGGCATGTCTCAAAAGGTCGTCATATGGCTGAACTACGCGTACACTGCGTTCCCAGACGTGCCGTACATCATGAAGGGCGATGACGACATGTACCTGAAGGTGCCACAGTACTTGAGTGACCTGCGGCATGTGCGCGGTGGGTGGCGGAAACCGCGCAACTTGACGGCGACCATTCCATACAATGGGGTTATCCCACCGACGCTGGGCATCGACGACACGGAGGAATGCCTGTAtcgggtgtggtggtggttcgACAATCACAAGGTTGTATTTGGCCACGGCCCTGGCTATGCACTAGACCGCCGTCTCATCAAGGCTGCACTGAACCCATTCGATGTCCCCAACCAACGTTTGCTGATGCTATTAACGATGCCGTACACCGTCAGTTATCACAGCCATTATGTCAGTTTGCTCATGCAGTACGAGGACCTTTTTGTCGGACGGCAATTGCAAAAACATCCTGCTAGGGTGAAAGAAGTGTGCATGAACCGTCCACTGCGCTACGTATCCGACAAAGAGCCACGgtcgctgcaggtgctccgACCCGCGTCCTCCAAACAGACCTGGATATGGAGCTCGGTACTGATGCACTATTCTATGCCGGCGATTCCTTACTTCATCCACTACTACTTCAAGAACGAGTTCAAGGTCGCCAAGGCGGCTGAATGGGCGCTTAAGCAGGGCATCAGCGTAAGCGCCATCGAAGCGAATGCTACACAGAAAATGAAGGAATGGGTGGCGTCGCAAGTGCCGACGACGCTGGCGGGCATGGCAAGGGTGCGGAAGGTAAGCTGGGTGCGCGGAGACCCACGCACGGCATATGTTGTAGCTGAGGGCGATGCTGTTGCGGTGTATGATATTCCGTACAGACGTCGCAACACCACACTTGTCGAATGTGCCATCGAGTCTGGAAAGTAG